A window of Brachybacterium fresconis contains these coding sequences:
- a CDS encoding mycothione reductase, with protein MTDETHFDIALIGSGSANSFPGPEFAGRSIVQIDRGVGPDHVFGGTCLNLGCIPTKMFVHTANLAATPSEAGRFGLTEQLRHVDWPAIRDRIFGRIDPITAGGEVYRRDHSDNANLTLLRGTATFTGAKTLRVQESDGAERTLSADTIVLGAGSRPTLPPIAGLAESAPHTSDTIMRIDRLPSSLAILGSGVIAVEMAHVFASLGVEVTLIARSERVLRTADADISARLTEILGDRLHLETRLSTASVRRTAGGVELRGTRDGEEVVLCAEELLVATGRRPNSDLLGVSAAGIDTTEDGRVAVDAHQRVLAGGEVLEGLWALGDLSSDHQLKHVANHEQRIVRHNILHPEQLRRSDTMPIPSGVFTHPQVAWVGMDEEAARRSGRDITVAVQEYASIAYGWAMEDTTGFVKLIADAGTTEILGAHLIGPEATTLVQLMIQAMSTGQTARDIATAQYWIHPAMPELIENALLQLVD; from the coding sequence GTGACCGACGAGACGCATTTCGACATCGCCCTGATCGGCTCCGGCTCCGCGAACTCCTTCCCGGGGCCCGAGTTCGCGGGCCGCTCCATCGTGCAGATCGACCGTGGGGTGGGTCCCGACCACGTGTTCGGGGGGACCTGCCTGAACCTCGGCTGCATCCCCACGAAGATGTTCGTGCACACCGCGAACCTCGCCGCGACCCCCTCCGAGGCCGGCCGCTTCGGGCTGACCGAGCAGCTGCGCCACGTCGACTGGCCCGCGATCCGCGACCGCATCTTCGGGCGCATCGACCCGATCACCGCCGGCGGCGAGGTGTATCGCCGCGACCACTCGGACAACGCGAACCTCACCCTGCTGCGGGGCACCGCGACCTTCACCGGAGCGAAGACCCTGCGCGTGCAGGAGTCGGACGGCGCCGAGCGCACCCTGAGCGCCGACACCATCGTCCTCGGCGCCGGCTCCCGGCCGACGCTGCCGCCGATCGCCGGTCTCGCCGAGTCGGCCCCGCACACCTCGGACACGATCATGCGGATCGACCGCCTGCCCTCCTCGCTCGCGATCCTCGGTTCCGGTGTGATCGCCGTCGAGATGGCGCACGTGTTCGCCTCCCTCGGCGTGGAGGTCACGCTCATCGCCCGCTCCGAGCGGGTGCTGCGCACGGCCGACGCCGACATCTCGGCACGGCTGACCGAGATCCTCGGCGACCGGCTGCACCTGGAGACCCGCCTGTCGACCGCCTCGGTGCGCCGCACCGCCGGCGGGGTCGAGCTGCGCGGCACGCGCGACGGCGAGGAGGTCGTGCTGTGCGCCGAGGAGCTGCTCGTCGCGACGGGGCGTCGCCCCAACTCCGACCTGCTGGGCGTCTCCGCCGCCGGCATCGACACCACCGAGGACGGCCGTGTCGCGGTCGACGCCCACCAGCGGGTGCTCGCAGGCGGCGAGGTCCTCGAGGGCCTCTGGGCCCTGGGCGACCTCTCCAGCGACCACCAGCTCAAGCACGTCGCCAACCACGAACAGCGCATCGTGCGGCACAACATCCTGCATCCCGAGCAGCTGCGCCGTTCCGACACGATGCCGATCCCCAGCGGTGTGTTCACCCACCCGCAGGTGGCCTGGGTCGGGATGGACGAGGAGGCGGCCCGCCGCAGCGGCCGCGACATCACCGTCGCCGTCCAGGAGTACGCCTCGATCGCCTACGGCTGGGCGATGGAGGACACCACCGGTTTCGTGAAGCTCATCGCCGATGCCGGGACCACCGAGATCCTCGGCGCCCACCTCATCGGCCCCGAGGCCACCACCCTGGTGCAGCTGATGATCCAGGCGATGAGCACCGGGCAGACCGCCCGGGACATCGCCACCGCCCAGTACTGGATCCACCCGGCGATGCCGGAGCTGATCGAGAACGCCCTGCTCCAGCTGGTGGACTGA
- a CDS encoding ATP-binding cassette domain-containing protein: MTPAAADHRPADAHDVIRVRGARENNLRDISLDLPKRRLSVFTGVSGSGKSSLVFGTIAAESQRMINETYSSFVQGFMPSLARPDVDELQGLTPAIIVDQERMGANMRSTVGTVTDAGSYLRTLFSKLAEPHVGGPGAYSFNVPSVTASGAMTVQKGAKTIAEKTTFSRVGGMCPRCEGMGEVSDVDLTELYDEDKSLDEGPFTIPNYAAGGWYQKQFAASGFFPSDRPIRSFTKRQLHDFLYKEPTKVKIDGVNMTYEGLIPKIQKSMLSKDRDAMQPHVRAFVDRAVKFIVCPECEGTRLAEHARGARIDGVSIADASSLQITDLAAWVQALRARHTGPTVAPLLGNLSALLDSFVTIGLGYLSLDRSSGTLSGGESQRTKMIRHLGSALTDITYVFDEPTIGLHPHDIATMNQLLLALRDKGNTVLVVEHKPESIAIADHVVDLGPRAGVHGGDLQYEGDVMGLRASDTLTGRHLDRRATVKDEVREPTGALEIRGADQHNLRDVDVDVPLGVLTVITGVAGSGKSSLVHGSLPRGAEVTVVDQGAIRGSRRSNPATYTGLLEPIRKAFAKANGVKPALFSSNSEGACPVCRGAGMIFTELGFMETVTTPCEECEGRRFQASVLEYTLGGANIADVLEMSVEEALTLLTSPAAKVPAAAKILRHLEEVGLGYLTIGQGLATLSGGERQRLKLATRMGDTGGVLVLDEPTTGLHLADIDTLLALLDRLVDSGRTVIVIEHHQAVMAHADWIIDLGPGAGVDGGRVVFEGTPSQLVADASTLTGTHLAQYVGQG; this comes from the coding sequence ATGACTCCCGCCGCCGCCGACCACCGCCCTGCCGACGCCCATGACGTGATCCGGGTGCGCGGCGCCCGGGAGAACAATCTCCGCGACATCTCCCTCGACCTGCCCAAGCGCCGTCTGAGCGTGTTCACCGGGGTCTCCGGCTCCGGGAAGAGCTCGCTGGTGTTCGGGACCATCGCCGCCGAGTCCCAGCGGATGATCAACGAGACCTACAGCTCGTTCGTCCAGGGCTTCATGCCCTCGCTCGCCCGCCCCGACGTCGACGAGCTGCAGGGGCTGACCCCCGCGATCATCGTCGACCAGGAACGGATGGGGGCCAACATGCGCTCCACCGTCGGGACCGTCACCGACGCGGGCTCCTACCTGCGCACCCTGTTCTCCAAGCTCGCCGAGCCGCACGTCGGCGGGCCCGGCGCGTACTCCTTCAACGTCCCCAGCGTCACCGCGTCCGGGGCGATGACCGTGCAGAAGGGCGCGAAGACCATCGCCGAGAAGACCACCTTCTCCCGGGTGGGCGGCATGTGCCCGCGCTGCGAGGGGATGGGCGAGGTCTCCGACGTGGATCTCACCGAGCTGTACGACGAGGACAAGTCGCTGGACGAGGGCCCGTTCACGATCCCGAACTACGCCGCCGGGGGCTGGTACCAGAAGCAGTTCGCCGCCTCCGGCTTCTTCCCCTCGGACCGGCCGATCCGGTCCTTCACGAAGCGTCAGCTGCACGACTTCCTGTACAAGGAGCCCACGAAGGTGAAGATCGACGGGGTGAACATGACCTACGAGGGTCTGATCCCGAAGATCCAGAAGTCGATGCTGTCCAAGGACCGCGACGCGATGCAGCCGCACGTGCGGGCGTTCGTGGACCGGGCCGTGAAGTTCATCGTCTGCCCGGAGTGCGAGGGGACGCGGCTGGCGGAGCACGCCCGCGGCGCGCGGATCGACGGCGTCTCGATCGCCGACGCCAGCTCCCTGCAGATCACCGACCTGGCCGCCTGGGTGCAGGCGCTGCGCGCCCGGCACACGGGGCCGACGGTCGCCCCGCTGCTGGGCAACCTCTCGGCCCTGCTGGATTCCTTCGTGACGATCGGACTGGGCTATCTCTCCCTGGACCGCTCCTCCGGCACGCTCTCCGGCGGCGAATCCCAGCGCACCAAGATGATCCGGCACCTCGGCTCGGCGCTGACCGATATCACCTATGTGTTCGACGAGCCCACCATCGGGCTGCACCCGCACGACATCGCGACCATGAACCAGCTGCTGCTGGCCCTGCGGGACAAGGGCAACACGGTGCTGGTGGTCGAGCACAAGCCCGAATCGATCGCCATCGCCGACCACGTCGTCGACCTCGGCCCGCGCGCCGGCGTGCACGGCGGGGACCTGCAGTACGAGGGGGATGTGATGGGTCTGCGGGCTTCCGACACCCTCACGGGGCGCCATCTCGACCGCCGCGCCACGGTGAAGGACGAGGTGCGCGAGCCGACCGGTGCCCTCGAGATCCGCGGCGCCGACCAGCACAACCTGCGCGACGTGGACGTGGACGTGCCGCTGGGCGTGCTCACCGTGATCACCGGGGTGGCCGGCTCCGGCAAGAGCTCTCTGGTGCACGGCTCACTGCCCCGCGGCGCCGAGGTCACCGTGGTCGATCAAGGAGCGATCCGGGGCTCGCGCCGTTCCAACCCCGCGACCTACACGGGCCTGCTGGAGCCGATCCGCAAGGCCTTCGCGAAGGCCAACGGGGTGAAGCCCGCGCTGTTCTCCAGCAACTCCGAGGGAGCCTGCCCGGTGTGCAGGGGCGCCGGGATGATCTTCACCGAGCTCGGCTTCATGGAGACCGTCACGACCCCCTGCGAGGAGTGCGAGGGCAGGCGGTTCCAGGCCTCGGTGCTGGAGTACACCCTCGGCGGGGCGAACATCGCCGACGTGCTGGAGATGTCCGTCGAGGAGGCGCTGACGCTGCTGACCTCCCCGGCGGCGAAGGTCCCCGCGGCCGCGAAGATCCTGCGCCACCTGGAGGAGGTCGGCCTGGGATATCTGACCATCGGCCAGGGACTGGCCACGCTGTCCGGCGGCGAGCGGCAGCGGCTCAAGCTCGCCACCCGCATGGGCGACACGGGCGGGGTCCTGGTGCTCGACGAGCCGACGACGGGCCTGCACCTGGCCGACATCGACACTCTCCTGGCCCTGCTGGATCGCCTGGTGGACTCCGGCCGGACGGTGATCGTCATCGAGCATCATCAGGCCGTCATGGCCCATGCGGACTGGATCATCGATCTCGGGCCCGGGGCCGGTGTCGACGGCGGCCGGGTCGTGTTCGAGGGGACGCCGTCCCAGCTGGTCGCCGACGCCTCGACCCTGACCGGGACGCACCTGGCGCAGTACGTGGGGCAGGGCTGA
- a CDS encoding HAD hydrolase family protein has protein sequence MADRRCVFIDFDGTLAEQGVVPREHAEAVQRARAAGHVVLLCTGRPVSIVVPEVAALFDGVIASAGGYVRLGDQVLHDERFPAALGHRTVEVLRAHDVAFALEAPDALWCTPASAERIRARMRPVPEEAAEGIGQGPRDIIAAVRVREDLADCSFAKISLWDSRAPIEQLAAECGPEVGALPSSITTDDLSSGELHLLAVDKADGMHRVRAHLGMDRDSTIAIGDGMNDLGMLREAGTAIAIAGAPAEVRAAAELEVHGPAQHGVSRAFTQLGLG, from the coding sequence GTGGCCGACCGCCGCTGCGTGTTCATCGACTTCGACGGCACCCTCGCCGAGCAGGGCGTGGTCCCGCGCGAGCACGCCGAGGCCGTCCAGCGCGCCCGGGCGGCCGGGCACGTGGTCCTGCTGTGCACCGGGCGCCCGGTCTCGATCGTGGTGCCCGAGGTCGCGGCGCTGTTCGATGGGGTGATCGCCTCCGCGGGCGGATACGTCCGCCTCGGCGATCAGGTGCTGCACGACGAGCGCTTCCCCGCCGCGCTGGGCCACCGCACCGTCGAGGTGCTGCGCGCCCATGACGTCGCCTTCGCCCTCGAGGCGCCCGACGCGCTGTGGTGCACCCCGGCCTCCGCCGAGCGGATCCGCGCCCGGATGCGCCCCGTGCCGGAGGAGGCGGCCGAGGGGATCGGACAGGGCCCCCGGGACATCATCGCCGCCGTCCGCGTGCGCGAGGACCTGGCCGACTGCTCCTTCGCGAAGATCTCGCTGTGGGACTCACGGGCACCGATCGAGCAGCTCGCGGCCGAGTGCGGGCCCGAGGTCGGGGCGCTGCCCAGCTCGATCACGACCGACGACCTCTCCTCCGGGGAGCTGCACCTGCTGGCGGTGGACAAGGCCGACGGGATGCACCGGGTGAGAGCACATCTGGGAATGGACCGGGACTCCACCATCGCCATCGGTGACGGGATGAACGATCTGGGCATGCTGCGGGAGGCCGGGACGGCGATCGCGATCGCCGGCGCCCCCGCCGAGGTCCGGGCGGCGGCGGAGCTCGAGGTCCACGGACCGGCCCAGCACGGGGTCTCACGAGCGTTCACCCAGCTCGGCCTGGGCTGA
- a CDS encoding putative RNA methyltransferase produces MPSAVPAALLDALDILRCPTCGAQLTVRDRSLHCSQRHTFDIARAGYASMLGGGGARSGDDDEMARARERFLGSGAYAPLLAAIAELAEAAVPSLAVTEPPRTSRSPGPSVPAVQSPSAGPDPSGAAPTVLDMGCGPGYYLAGLLDRFEGARGLGVDTSARSLRFAARAHDRAAACSGDVFAPFPLADDSIDLLVDVFAPRHPAEFARVLRPSGALVVARPGADHLAELREAIPGMVSMDPRKEERLHGALEPFFDTTATRELTYELPLDEARARDLVAMTPSARHVPQETLARSLAEQDSSMSEVTVSVLISTHRRR; encoded by the coding sequence GTGCCCTCTGCCGTCCCCGCTGCCCTGCTCGACGCCCTCGACATCCTGCGCTGTCCCACCTGCGGCGCACAGCTGACGGTGCGCGATCGGAGCCTGCACTGCTCGCAGCGGCACACCTTCGACATCGCCCGGGCCGGGTACGCCTCGATGCTGGGCGGCGGCGGGGCCAGGAGCGGGGACGACGACGAGATGGCCCGGGCCCGGGAGCGCTTCCTGGGCAGCGGAGCCTATGCCCCGCTGCTCGCGGCGATCGCCGAGCTCGCGGAAGCCGCCGTCCCGTCCCTGGCCGTCACGGAGCCGCCGCGCACGTCGCGCTCGCCCGGTCCGTCCGTCCCCGCCGTGCAGAGCCCGTCGGCCGGCCCGGACCCGAGCGGCGCCGCTCCGACCGTCCTGGACATGGGGTGCGGCCCCGGCTATTACCTCGCGGGGCTCCTGGACCGCTTCGAGGGAGCCCGGGGGCTCGGAGTCGACACCTCGGCGCGCTCCCTGCGCTTCGCCGCCCGCGCCCACGACCGGGCGGCCGCATGCTCCGGGGATGTCTTCGCGCCGTTCCCGCTCGCCGATGACTCGATCGACCTGCTGGTCGACGTGTTCGCCCCGCGTCATCCCGCCGAGTTCGCCCGGGTGCTCAGGCCGTCCGGGGCCCTGGTGGTCGCGCGTCCGGGGGCCGATCATCTCGCCGAGCTGCGGGAGGCGATCCCGGGCATGGTGTCGATGGATCCGCGCAAGGAGGAGCGCCTGCACGGGGCGCTCGAGCCGTTCTTCGACACGACCGCGACGCGCGAGCTGACCTATGAGCTGCCGCTGGACGAGGCACGGGCGCGGGACCTGGTGGCGATGACCCCGAGCGCCCGTCACGTCCCTCAGGAGACCCTCGCCCGGTCGCTCGCCGAGCAAGACTCCTCGATGTCCGAGGTCACCGTCTCCGTACTGATCAGCACGCACCGCCGGCGCTGA
- a CDS encoding C40 family peptidase — protein sequence MSKTVNNTHRRAMRTVTPAVRAGRATAGAAMAAAMLFGGAAAATAEPSDPQADAPAAPQADAPSTVIAPVAAPAVGLPAVETGDDAEEPSFAPAATSISVEVGPTEEEIAAAEAAAEEAAAQEAAEQEAAEQAAAQDEQDQQATETREDDDSSRSNERSEPEESEGQSSEGQSSEGESSEGQSSDSSGDSGEQQSSSAPSAAKGGSILATARSGIGTPYVFGGTSPSGWDCSGFVQWVYGQHGIDLPRGANAQGASGTVIPRSQAQPGDLVFKPGHIGIYAGNGQFVDAGNPRVDTSERDIYSGSWTFVRVG from the coding sequence GTGTCGAAGACTGTGAACAACACTCACCGCCGCGCCATGCGCACGGTGACCCCTGCCGTCCGTGCCGGACGCGCCACCGCCGGAGCCGCCATGGCCGCCGCGATGCTGTTCGGCGGCGCCGCCGCCGCGACCGCCGAGCCGTCCGATCCGCAGGCCGATGCCCCGGCCGCGCCGCAGGCCGACGCCCCTTCCACCGTGATCGCCCCCGTCGCCGCCCCCGCGGTCGGCCTCCCCGCCGTCGAGACCGGAGACGACGCCGAGGAGCCCTCCTTCGCCCCCGCCGCCACCAGCATCTCCGTCGAGGTCGGCCCCACCGAGGAAGAGATCGCCGCCGCCGAGGCCGCTGCTGAGGAGGCCGCCGCCCAGGAAGCCGCTGAGCAGGAGGCCGCCGAGCAGGCAGCCGCTCAGGACGAGCAGGACCAGCAGGCGACCGAGACCCGCGAGGACGACGACTCGAGCCGTTCGAACGAGCGCTCCGAGCCCGAGGAATCCGAGGGCCAGAGCTCCGAGGGGCAGAGCTCCGAGGGCGAGAGCTCCGAGGGGCAGAGCTCCGATTCCTCCGGCGATTCCGGCGAGCAGCAGTCCTCGTCGGCCCCCTCCGCCGCCAAGGGCGGCTCGATCCTCGCCACCGCACGTTCCGGCATCGGCACTCCCTACGTCTTCGGCGGCACCTCGCCCTCGGGCTGGGACTGCTCCGGCTTCGTCCAGTGGGTCTACGGCCAGCACGGCATCGACCTGCCGCGCGGCGCCAACGCGCAGGGTGCTTCCGGCACGGTCATCCCGCGCTCCCAGGCCCAGCCCGGCGACCTCGTCTTCAAGCCCGGTCACATCGGCATCTACGCGGGCAACGGTCAGTTCGTCGACGCCGGCAACCCGCGTGTGGACACCTCCGAGCGCGACATCTACTCCGGCAGCTGGACCTTCGTCCGCGTCGGCTGA
- a CDS encoding metal-dependent transcriptional regulator, producing the protein MTGDLIDTTEMYLKTVFELHEAGIAPMRARIAERLGHSGPTVSQTVARMERDGLLHLDDQRRIRLTEKGHGVATDVMRKHRLAERHLLDVIGLDYALVHEEACRWEHVMSLEVEQRLAEKLEPPFVDPYGNPIPGLSALGITETHATEDGKGTANPPRELIDVLQDGQTARVQLRRIGERVQSDVQLLGELARQGIVPQAELDAERLGGSLVLRGPAGGEVAVSEVVAGQLHVTLLAAG; encoded by the coding sequence GTGACCGGAGATCTCATCGACACCACCGAGATGTATCTGAAGACGGTGTTCGAGCTCCACGAAGCGGGCATCGCGCCGATGCGCGCGCGGATCGCGGAGCGCCTGGGTCATTCCGGACCGACGGTCTCCCAGACCGTCGCCCGCATGGAGCGCGACGGCCTGCTCCATCTGGACGACCAGCGACGCATCCGCCTGACCGAGAAGGGCCACGGGGTCGCCACGGACGTGATGCGCAAGCATCGTCTGGCCGAGCGTCACCTGCTGGACGTGATCGGTCTGGACTACGCCCTCGTCCACGAGGAGGCCTGCCGCTGGGAGCACGTCATGAGCCTCGAGGTCGAGCAGCGGCTCGCGGAGAAGCTCGAGCCGCCCTTCGTCGACCCCTACGGCAACCCGATCCCCGGGCTGTCCGCCCTCGGGATCACCGAGACCCACGCCACCGAGGACGGTAAAGGAACGGCCAATCCGCCCCGCGAGCTGATCGACGTCCTGCAGGACGGTCAGACGGCTCGGGTCCAGCTGCGTCGCATCGGGGAGAGAGTCCAGAGCGACGTCCAGCTCCTGGGAGAACTCGCACGTCAGGGCATTGTTCCGCAGGCGGAACTGGACGCCGAACGGCTCGGGGGCTCCCTCGTGCTGCGCGGCCCGGCCGGCGGTGAAGTGGCCGTCTCCGAGGTCGTGGCAGGTCAGCTCCATGTGACACTGCTCGCCGCCGGGTAA
- a CDS encoding MBL fold metallo-hydrolase, which produces MRIHHLNCGTLHPGGAAMVCHVLLLEADARLVLVDAGFGSADVRDPRRLGPMRHVLGAALREEETASAHVRALGHDPAAVTDIVLTHADLDHAGGIGDFPSARVHLTAMEHVAVLRRRGLRESLRYRPAQWAHRPEVVGHPPGDGRWHGVAGVLELAEVAPGLLLVPLPGHTAGHAGVAVPVEDGWLLHAGDAAHSAASLRPGDTRPDVHLRQGLLAHDTAALRRTQRALSALAADGGVRILTAHDRDAWERAPGDGSA; this is translated from the coding sequence ATGCGCATCCACCACCTGAACTGCGGGACCCTGCACCCCGGGGGTGCCGCGATGGTGTGCCACGTGCTGCTGCTGGAGGCCGATGCGCGCCTGGTGCTGGTCGATGCCGGTTTCGGGAGCGCCGACGTCCGTGATCCGCGCCGGCTGGGGCCGATGCGGCATGTGCTCGGGGCAGCGCTGCGGGAGGAGGAGACGGCGTCCGCGCATGTCCGCGCGCTGGGCCACGATCCGGCGGCGGTCACCGATATCGTCCTCACCCACGCCGATCTCGACCACGCCGGCGGAATCGGCGACTTCCCCTCCGCCCGCGTGCACCTGACGGCGATGGAGCACGTCGCGGTCCTCCGCCGTCGCGGCCTGCGGGAGTCCCTGCGCTACCGTCCCGCCCAGTGGGCCCACCGGCCCGAGGTCGTCGGACATCCGCCCGGCGACGGTCGCTGGCACGGAGTGGCGGGCGTGCTCGAGCTCGCCGAGGTCGCCCCGGGACTGCTGCTGGTGCCGCTGCCGGGCCACACCGCCGGGCACGCGGGGGTCGCCGTCCCCGTCGAGGACGGGTGGCTGCTGCACGCCGGGGACGCCGCGCATTCCGCGGCCTCGCTGCGCCCGGGCGACACCCGGCCCGACGTGCACCTCCGCCAAGGACTGCTCGCCCACGACACGGCGGCGCTGCGGCGCACGCAGCGGGCCCTGTCCGCCCTCGCGGCCGACGGGGGCGTCCGCATCCTGACCGCCCACGACCGCGACGCCTGGGAGCGGGCACCGGGCGACGGGAGCGCGTGA
- the sucC gene encoding ADP-forming succinate--CoA ligase subunit beta: MDLYEYQARDLFEKHGVPVLGGVVAEDPATAKAAAQQLGTPVVVVKAQVKTGGRGKAGGVKIAKSPEEAEQKASEILGMDIKGHTVHRVMVAAGADIAEEYYFSLLLDRANRNYLAMCSVEGGVEIEQLAVERPEALARVAVDPNVGIDEAKAAEIVQAANFDEETAHKVAPVLIKLWDAYREEDASLVEVNPLVKTGDGEIIALDGKITIDENAAFRHEDHASLVDTASEDPLETKAKALDLNYVKLDGEVGIIGNGAGLVMSTLDVVAYAGEQHGVKPANFLDIGGGASAEVMANGLDVILGDEQVAAVFVNVFGGITACDAVANGIVGALKKLGDAATKPLVVRLDGNNVEEGRQILADFAHPLVTQADTMDGGAAKVAELAAAGK, translated from the coding sequence GTGGACCTGTATGAGTACCAGGCCCGCGATCTCTTCGAGAAGCACGGCGTGCCCGTGCTCGGAGGAGTCGTCGCGGAGGATCCTGCCACTGCCAAGGCTGCCGCCCAGCAGCTCGGCACCCCGGTCGTCGTCGTCAAGGCCCAGGTGAAGACCGGTGGCCGCGGCAAGGCCGGTGGCGTGAAGATCGCCAAGTCCCCCGAGGAGGCGGAGCAGAAGGCCTCCGAGATCCTCGGGATGGACATCAAGGGCCACACCGTGCATCGCGTCATGGTCGCCGCCGGCGCCGACATCGCCGAGGAGTACTACTTCTCGCTGCTGCTGGACCGTGCGAACCGCAACTACCTGGCGATGTGCTCCGTCGAGGGCGGCGTGGAGATCGAGCAGCTCGCCGTCGAGCGGCCCGAGGCCCTCGCCCGCGTGGCCGTCGACCCCAATGTCGGCATCGACGAGGCCAAGGCCGCCGAGATCGTGCAGGCTGCGAACTTCGACGAGGAGACCGCGCACAAGGTCGCTCCCGTGCTGATCAAGCTGTGGGACGCCTACCGCGAGGAGGACGCCTCGCTGGTCGAGGTCAACCCGCTGGTCAAGACCGGTGACGGCGAGATCATCGCCCTGGACGGCAAGATCACCATCGACGAGAACGCGGCCTTCCGTCACGAGGACCACGCGTCCCTGGTCGATACCGCCTCCGAGGATCCGCTGGAGACCAAGGCCAAGGCCCTGGACCTCAACTACGTCAAGCTCGACGGCGAGGTCGGCATCATCGGCAACGGCGCGGGCCTGGTCATGTCCACGCTCGACGTGGTCGCCTACGCGGGCGAGCAGCACGGCGTCAAGCCCGCCAACTTCCTCGACATCGGCGGCGGCGCCTCCGCCGAGGTGATGGCCAACGGCCTCGACGTGATCCTCGGCGACGAGCAGGTCGCCGCCGTGTTCGTCAACGTCTTCGGCGGCATCACCGCCTGCGACGCCGTGGCCAACGGCATCGTCGGCGCCCTGAAGAAGCTCGGCGACGCTGCGACCAAGCCGCTCGTGGTCCGTCTCGACGGCAACAACGTCGAGGAGGGTCGCCAGATCCTCGCGGACTTCGCGCACCCTCTCGTCACCCAGGCCGACACCATGGACGGCGGCGCCGCGAAGGTCGCCGAGCTCGCCGCCGCAGGAAAGTGA
- the sucD gene encoding succinate--CoA ligase subunit alpha — translation MSIFLDANSKVIVQGMTGSEGMKHSQRMLDSGTNVVGGVNPRKAGQSVSFDGGHDVPVFGSVAEAMEATGANVSVVFVPPKFAKSAAVEAIDAAIELLVIITEGIPAKDAAEFFNYAQSKGTTRIIGPNCPGVITPGVSNAGITPSNITGTGKLGLVSKSGTLTYQMMYELADIGFTTAIGIGGDPVIGTTHIDALEAFENDPETVGVVMIGEIGGDAEERAAAYIKDNMSKPVVGYVAGFTAPEGKTMGHAGAIVSGSAGTAQAKKEALEAAGVKVGKTPTETADLMREIVKAQA, via the coding sequence ATGTCTATCTTCCTTGATGCCAACAGCAAGGTCATCGTCCAGGGCATGACGGGCTCGGAGGGCATGAAGCACTCCCAGCGCATGCTCGACTCCGGCACGAACGTCGTCGGCGGCGTGAACCCCCGCAAGGCCGGCCAGTCCGTCTCCTTCGACGGCGGCCACGACGTGCCCGTCTTCGGATCCGTCGCGGAGGCCATGGAGGCCACCGGTGCGAACGTCTCGGTGGTCTTCGTGCCGCCGAAGTTCGCCAAGAGCGCGGCGGTCGAGGCGATCGACGCCGCGATCGAGCTCCTGGTGATCATCACCGAGGGGATCCCGGCCAAGGACGCCGCCGAGTTCTTCAACTACGCCCAGTCCAAGGGCACCACCCGCATCATCGGGCCCAACTGCCCCGGTGTGATCACCCCCGGTGTCTCCAACGCGGGCATAACGCCCTCGAACATCACCGGCACCGGCAAGCTGGGCCTGGTCTCCAAGTCCGGCACGCTGACCTACCAGATGATGTACGAGCTGGCCGACATCGGTTTCACCACCGCCATCGGCATCGGCGGCGACCCGGTCATCGGCACCACGCACATCGACGCGCTCGAGGCGTTCGAGAACGACCCCGAGACCGTCGGCGTCGTGATGATCGGCGAGATCGGCGGAGACGCCGAGGAGCGCGCGGCCGCGTACATCAAGGACAACATGTCCAAGCCGGTCGTCGGCTACGTCGCGGGCTTCACCGCCCCCGAGGGCAAGACGATGGGCCACGCCGGCGCCATCGTCTCCGGCTCCGCGGGCACCGCCCAGGCGAAGAAGGAGGCCCTCGAGGCCGCCGGCGTCAAGGTCGGCAAGACCCCGACCGAGACCGCCGACCTCATGCGCGAGATCGTCAAGGCCCAGGCCTGA